Within the Agromyces ramosus genome, the region GCCGGCGCCGCCGGGGTCATCCCGAAGGCGTCGCCGATGGCGGCGGTCATCGGTGCGATCGCGACGGTCGCGCGGGGCGACGTGCTGAACAACGTCGAATGGGCGAGCGCGATCGAAGCCGACCGGGACTTCGCGAAGGCGCAGCTCGGCCGCCGCGAACGCGACGTGCTGCACCTGTATGCCTCCGGACTCCCGCTGAAGCTCGTGGCGATGCAGCTCGGCATCGCGCACTCCACCGCCCGTGAGTACCTCGATCGCATCCGCGCGAAGTACGTCGAGGTGGGCAGGCCCGCGCCGACGAAGGTCGACCTGCTCCGCCGCGCGGTCGAAGACGGGATCCTGCCGGGGCTCGATGCCGAGGGCGGGGATGCCCGCCGCTGACTGGCGGGTGGCGCGCGTTGCGCCGCAGCGCCGCGCCACGGTGACGCGAGCGCAGGTCGAGACGATCACCGCGCGGGCACTCGGCCTCTTCGGCCTCGTGTTCGGAGCCCAGACCGTCCCGCTCGCGCTCGAGCAGTCCGCGGCCCTCGTCGACGGCACTGGTGCAGCGCTCATGGCGGTGCTGTACGGCTCGATCGTGGCGCTCGCCGTGGCGACCATCACGAAGGTCGCGGTGCGGGTCGCCTGCCTCGCGTTCGCCGGGCTGTTCGTTGCCGCGCTGCTCGCGTGGCCGTTCCTCGTCGACGACGCGGCGGCGCTCGCCGACAGCACCCCGTGGCTCTACTACCTCCTCACCGTCGCGACGACCGCAGCGGTCGTCGCGCTGCGGCCGCTGTGGGCGGCCGCGTACACCTTCGTCGTTCCGGCCGTCTACGGGGTCATCCGCCTGAGCCCCGCGGGCGGCGCCGTCGAGCCGCTCCTCGCCGTGCTCGATGCGATGTACGCGGTCGTCCTCGGCGTCGTCGTCCTCGCGATCGTCACGATGCTCCGGCAGGCGGCCGAAGCGGTCGACTCCGCGCAGGAGGCGGCGCTCCAGCGCTACGACGTCGCGGCGCGCCAGCACGCCAACGAGATCGAACGGGTCAAGATCGACGCGCTCGTGCACGACAGCGTGCTCACGACGCTGTTGTCGGCTGCGGCGGCGGTCACGCCCGAGCAGCAGGCGCTCGCCGCCCGCATGGCGCGCGACGCGGTCAAGCGCCTCGACGAGGCGAGCGCGAACGGACCGCGAGCATTCGACCGCGTCGGCCTGCCGGTGCTCGTGCGCCGGTTGCGGGCGGCCCTGACGACGTTCAGCACTCCGTTCACCGTGCGCGTGGTCAATGCCGGTGGTGTCGAGCTGCCCGTCGAGGCCGTCGAGGCGCTGTACACCGCCTCGGTGCAGGCGATGGTCAACAGCCTCCAGCATGCCGATGAGCCCGGCCGGCAGGCACGGCGCGAACTCCGCATCCGTGGTGTGCGCGCCGGCGGCTGCGTCATCGAGATCGCCGACAACGGCGCCGGTTTCGATCCGGCCCGGGTCCCCGCCGAGCGGCTCGGGCTCCGCGTCTCGATCGAGGAGCGGATGGCGAATGCCGGCGGCACCGCCGAGGTGACGTCGCGCCCCGGCCACGGCACCACCATCACCGTGGCGTGGCCCGCCGGTGCAGGAGGCAGCGCATGATCGCCGTCCCGAGGTGGCTCCTGCTCGTGCTCGGGGCCTTGTTCTCGGCGTACCACGTCGTGCTCGGCATCTACTCGCTCGACGTACCGCGGTCGCCGTGGCCGGCCATCGCGGCGCTCGTGCTGTACT harbors:
- a CDS encoding response regulator transcription factor, producing the protein MTGATARTADAPATVAIVDDHEAVRLGLRAACRDAGYDVVAETANVPELLDALGGRACDVVVLDLSLGDGSSVTENVRAVLRTGSAVLVHSIADRVAAVRESLAAGAAGVIPKASPMAAVIGAIATVARGDVLNNVEWASAIEADRDFAKAQLGRRERDVLHLYASGLPLKLVAMQLGIAHSTAREYLDRIRAKYVEVGRPAPTKVDLLRRAVEDGILPGLDAEGGDARR
- a CDS encoding sensor histidine kinase; the protein is MPAADWRVARVAPQRRATVTRAQVETITARALGLFGLVFGAQTVPLALEQSAALVDGTGAALMAVLYGSIVALAVATITKVAVRVACLAFAGLFVAALLAWPFLVDDAAALADSTPWLYYLLTVATTAAVVALRPLWAAAYTFVVPAVYGVIRLSPAGGAVEPLLAVLDAMYAVVLGVVVLAIVTMLRQAAEAVDSAQEAALQRYDVAARQHANEIERVKIDALVHDSVLTTLLSAAAAVTPEQQALAARMARDAVKRLDEASANGPRAFDRVGLPVLVRRLRAALTTFSTPFTVRVVNAGGVELPVEAVEALYTASVQAMVNSLQHADEPGRQARRELRIRGVRAGGCVIEIADNGAGFDPARVPAERLGLRVSIEERMANAGGTAEVTSRPGHGTTITVAWPAGAGGSA